AAAGACAGAGAGCTTCCTACTCCTCCAAAGGTGAGAGAGAAATAAGGATGCGATTCTGTTTTGAAAGCTCTCAATTAATGTGGGAGTCTAATGAGTTTAACTGTCACAGGGAGCTGGTCTGGTGGTTCATGATGCTGGTGCATACTGTATGAGCATGGCTTCCACTTACAATCTCAAGATGCGTCCTCCAGAATACTGggtaaaaaaaatacacattttcTTTCTAGTCCTAATAGAAACTTCCTATGATGTGAAGTCTAGACTAAAACATGTAACTGCTTTCCGTTTGGAGGAAGATTGATTGAAgagtttgtgtgtgtttgtttgttgctttttttttttttttttttgcaggttgaaGATGATGGATCCATCACTAAGATCAGGCATGCTGAGACATTCGAAGACCATTTGCGTTTCTTTGAAGGTCTATAAACTCACTCTCTGGTTTCCTCTTTTATCATTTGTTTGTCACgctattttagtttttactaTATTGATTTTCGGAATCATTATTGTAATGCTATTGCTTGTGTTAGAATTTTCAATTTTCCCTGTTGTATCTGAAACCCTCAATAACTTGatgaataagaagaaaaaaagagacaaTTTCAATACAAGAGACTGTCATCAATGGATCATCACCTAATCTGTTTTGTGttcatcaaacacaaacacaagaATAAAGAATGATCGCTCCGTtcttcacattttttttttcaaaaagctTACATCTCGATATAAGCAAGTGCCATGCCATGTTCTATTAACTGATGtcacattttttaaaaactctatTGATTTGCTAAAACTTCTCAACCTTTTTGCTCCCTAGTATGTCTACCTCTCTTTTCAGAATTGCgcttcaacattttttttttaatttgctttaCTTATTTTTCCATTTTGGATAGGATCCTATATGCGGTAACAAATCTTCAGAAACATGCATGACATGGAACAACATACTGTATCTCTTTTCTACAGTAATCCAACTTATAGAAACAAATAAAACGAAATTAAAGAGTAAAGACCGTCCTATATAGTATATGAATAAATAGAATACTTAACCAGCTAAGTTTCTGATACTAGATTTAAGTCAAATAAAAGAATCTTGTACATTtgtaaaagttttaaatatgtTCTTTATTTAGAGAAAAGTCATAATTAGtaatctaataatttataactGTAAGAGTAAACCAGAAAGTTAATAGTACGACATGGTTCCTCTCACTGAACCGGCGAATGGCGTCAGCCGTCATCATTGCCCGGCCAACTCCTCAACTGCATGGGTCTTATTGAGTACTGAAGAAACTATCAAgcaactaataaaaataattaaaagtatgAGGGCATATAGTTGCAAATTCTCACCCCTTACGAAGACTATAGTCGACTCTCATTCATtaccagaatttttttttacttttttttcttaatttcgaaaggagagagagagagaagacgaagaaggaaGAAATCGTTTTGATCGGGAGGTACTTCTTTCTCCGACAACTTTCACTGTCTCTAGGTTTTTTTTATGTTGTGTTCCCTCTCcgtttcttcttcttagctctAAGCTCGAGTCTTCTCGGATAGAATCCGAGTGTGGAAGCTTCGTCGCTGAGAATTTTGAGATTTAAtcgtctttttcttttttcagtcAAAGTTTTTTGTTTTCCGACAGAAACTAAActcttttgtattttctattaCCGTTTCTGTTTCTGTAAGAAAAACCCCTATAAATTTTCCTGAAATTCGATTTCGTGGGTTTTGGTTTCCGGTTCGGTTCTGTGGGATAGAATATTGATTTCTGTCACTTTCCACGGGCGGGAAGATTTCGAATTTTGCCTCTTTTGGGCTCCAAAGTTTTAAATCTTTGCTGCTTATTTTATCTAGggcttgctcttcttcttctctaaccCTCGAGATCTGTTTCGTCTTTCTCCAGATTATCCTTTGCGTTCCAGTTAGCTTTTACGGAGTCTGGATCTAGTTTAGCTCCGGCTCGTCTCATTTCGTGGGTGAAAGAGAGTTCCTTTACAAAGGTTAGAGCTATAACCCAACCACTTGCTGTagaaagtttggatctttagAACTCTAATTGTAGATTGTGTAGTTCTTGAGTATTGTGTGTTGAGTATGAATGTGAAAGTTTGGATTTTTATAACTCTAATTGTAGATTGTGTAGCTCCTCTTGAGTATGAATGAGAATGTGAGTCAATTGGAGTTGTTGCATTTGGCTTCGAGTCTTGTTTGAATCAAGGTTTAGAGAGAGTTTTGTACACTTATAAGGTTGATGTTTAATAGGTTGTTTGTAATGGAAGACGATggctctgcttcttcttcttctcattctTCTCGAGATTTGGATGCACAGAACCCTTATGATCGATTGCTTGCTCTAAATACAAGTCCCGTTGATTCTTCAAATCGTAACTTGGATTCGGTTTCTGCTATTTATCTAGCGATGACGACGGCGAGCTCGAAGCTGGAGTGCGTCGATGAGCGTGGCCAAGACTCCCTCATCACCTCCGTATGCAACGTGGAGGACGAAGAAGAGGATGAGGAGCTCGATGAGTTCGATCCTTATCTCTTTATCAAGAACTTGCCTAACTTGTCCTCCGTTGTCCCTACTTTCAGACCCGTCTTGCTTCCTAAACAGACCCGAAGCTGCCCTCCTATCTCTCTAGTCCTAGACCTCGATGGTAAGGCTGCTTAACAAGCACTTTATGTCCTGTTAACTCTATAACATATATCACTTTCTCTGTTTGCACAGAAACGCTTGTGCACTCTACTCTAGAACCATGTGAAGAGGTGGATTTCACATTCCCTGTGCATTTCAACGAAGAAGAGCATACGGTATACGTGCGTTGCCGGCCCCACCTACAAGAGTTTATGGAGAGAGTGTCCCGTCTTTTCGAGATAATTATATTCACAGCCAGCCAGAGTATCTACGCCGAGCAGCTTCTGAATGTGCTTGACCCCAAGAGGAAGCTCTTTCGCCATAGAGTGTACCGTGACTCGTGTGTTTTCTTCGACGGTAACTACCTCAAGGATTTGTCTGTCCTTGGACGTGATCTATCTCGTGTGATCATCGTCGACAACTCCCCACAGGTATCATATAGATCTATGTCAAGGCTGTTGCATAGTCTCGTTAGTATATGTTTATTGACGAATCTTCTGATGTGCAATGTTGTTGTAGGCATTTGGGTTTCAAGTGGAGAACGGTGTGCCAATAGAGAGCTGGTTTAGTGACCCGTCAGATAAAGAGCTTCTTCACTTGCTGCCGTTTCTTGAAAGCTTAATAGGAGCTGAAGATGTGAGGCCGATGATCGCCAAGAAGTTCAATCTCAAGGAAAAGATCGACGCAGCTGTAGATGTACCTGAGTATCCTGCTGAGGCAGGGGATCCTTTCGAAAGGTAGTGTCTTTTCAAAAGCAGCTATAAGGCAGAATCTGGCATAAAAAGGCTACATGTTCCAGTGACACAAAGGAGAAGACTTGTTGCTCTTTGGGAAAATGCTATGGAAAGTTTCTCTTCTTCCCTCTTTTGAGTTTGGAGGGAACTTTGCAAGatataatattatatcaaatgttgttttcttattagttttaaGAACCTTGGTATACAGAGAACTcacataataattattataaattggTCAATTCTCCTAAATAGaccttataaatttatttattttttctgtattttttgaACAATTGTGACAGTTTCCAGTAGAATATTCAAAAAGTTATTCTTACCAAATGGAGATTACTTCTGAAAATACACTAGTGAGCATGTTTGTAGGATTTACTTACTTTTCGAAGATGTCGGCGCAGGTTAAGCTGCGTTGGTATTTAATTATTTCTCCATTTTTAGTGACAtaccaaaatataatttacgattattattattttaaaaataaaaaaatagcgGAAAAAGAAATACTAGAGAGAGATCAGTTCGCCGTTGACGACGATCGATGCCGAAGATGAAGCATCTTCTCCGGAAACTCCACATCGGAggaagtagtagtagtagtagtaacgGATTCGGAGACCATCATCACAGTCTAGACGACTCGTCGACTAGACCAATGATCGATCCCACCCCTATCCGAAGCTCAAGCCCTAGCCCAGCCTCTACTCCCTCCGTCTCCTCGTCGTCAGGTTTCGGCAACGCCGCCGCCGCGACAATGCCGAGACTCGAAACGTTTGAGCCTGCAGCGGCGGCTGCGGCTGTGGAAGGAATTGATTTCGGTTTGATGGAGGAGGAGTATCAAGTGCAGTTAGCTATGGCGATCAGCGTGTCCGATCCTGATCCGAGGGAGAATGCGGACACGGCTCAACTTGATGCTGCTAAGCGGATTAGCCTTGGGGTTAAGGCTCCGGTCACTGACGCTGACTCCGCCGTTGACTAATTGTTAGATTATTAATCTGTCTAGAGAGTCTGTGGTTTAGAGAAATTAGTGTTTCGATGGAATTTGATCACTGCTACTGCTTACACTATATACACTGACTAGTTATTAGATCAATTCATCGATAGGATTTGGTTGTTGTTGATCACTGTTACTGCTTGCACTTAAGCTGGTGTTTacctttcttgtttttttttgtagggaCATAAGGTTATTAACTATGACCAGAAAGTTAAGGATGGTTTTTACGATGTGTATGGGATTACATCCAATTCTCTTCCACAAGGGAAGATGCCACTTCTCGTGGATCTTCAAGCCATCTCTGTTTCTGATAATGTTGATTACGAGGTTATTTTGGTGAACCGGTTGATTGATTCTGAACTTCAAGAGCTGGAGAGGAGAGTATATGCTTTGTCATTGGAATGTCCGGAGTTTGTTCGTGGTCAGGTGTCAAGCGGTTTGACTCAGAAAATTGCGAATATAGTTGTAGAACAGATGGGTGGGCCCGTTGAGAATGCGGATGAAGCGTTGCGAAGGTGGATGCATCGAAGCTATGAACTAAGGAATTCTTTGAACACCACTGTTATTCCACTTGGACGAGTTAACTTTGGTCTTGCACGTCACAGGGCTTTGCTTTTCAAGGTTATGATAATACTTTTTTACTTGTTTCTAGCTTTGGCCTTGGACCtcttggttattttattttgggaTTTTTAGTGCCGTCACTGAGTTCCCTCTTTGGTTACTGCTAGAAGATACAATGTGTAGCTAAATAGTTAGCTTTTTCTTGTTTCTAGGTGCTTGCTGATAGGATTGATCTCCCGTGTATGCTGGTAAAAGGCAGCTATTACACTGGAACTGACGATGGGGCTGTGAACTTCATTAAACTAGACGACAAAAGGTATTTATTGACTGATATTGGATTCAGTTTTTATGTGATggtagtgatttttttttgcagagcCCTAATTCATTCTTCACATTGCAGTGAATACATTATTGATTTAATGGGTGCTCCGGGGGCTCTGATTCCTTCGGAGGTTCCAAGTAGTTTTCTTCCAGTCTCTTGCACTGATACGAGAGTATTTCCTGATGATCTGGACACGTTGCAACGTTCTTGCTCTGTACCTGAGAAAGAAATTGAAACGCCAGCATTTTCAGTTTTGGAGGAAACAGATTCAAGATCTTCGGGTATTGTGGCAAACGTGTTCAATGGAAGCCATGAAGAAAACAGTGTCAGATGTGCTGTTGAAAAGCATCAGACGGAGAGGTTTGAGCATGACTTTGGAAAGCTAATGCAATCACAGCAGATATCTGGTGAAAACTTGCCGCCGTTTTCTGGGAAACCGACATGTGCACAGAAAGTAAAAGTCAAGAATGTCTCAAAGTATGTCATAAGTGCAGCAAAGAACCCTGAATTTGCACAGAAATTACATGCTGTCTTGTTAGAAAGTGGTGCCTCACCTCCCCCAGATTTGTTTATGGATGTCAATCCACAGAACTTGAGGGAGAAGAGTTTGCTTCACGACTTCTGGCAAGAAAGTAGCAATTCTATGAATTCTGCTGTTCCACGCAACCAAGAAAAGGTAATCTTAGGATACACTTCCTTTTACTAAATTAGCACAAGTTCTTTTAATTCTCTCCCACCTGCACACTTGAACTATCTTAAAATTTGAAGTCTTAGTTTGTTTCCATCCACACTGAATAGGTCGGAGATCAGTTTGCTGACCAAATGAGAGAATCTGAAAGGAACCCCACAGCACTGCAACTGTCTGCTGTTTGTACTTCAGGGGAAGTCGATATG
This genomic stretch from Raphanus sativus cultivar WK10039 chromosome 3, ASM80110v3, whole genome shotgun sequence harbors:
- the LOC108844431 gene encoding uncharacterized protein LOC108844431 isoform X1, coding for MEDDGSASSSSHSSRDLDAQNPYDRLLALNTSPVDSSNRNLDSVSAIYLAMTTASSKLECVDERGQDSLITSVCNVEDEEEDEELDEFDPYLFIKNLPNLSSVVPTFRPVLLPKQTRSCPPISLVLDLDETLVHSTLEPCEEVDFTFPVHFNEEEHTVYVRCRPHLQEFMERVSRLFEIIIFTASQSIYAEQLLNVLDPKRKLFRHRVYRDSCVFFDGNYLKDLSVLGRDLSRVIIVDNSPQAFGFQVENGVPIESWFSDPSDKELLHLLPFLESLIGAEDVRPMIAKKFNLKEKIDAAVDVPEYPAEAGDPFER
- the LOC108844431 gene encoding uncharacterized protein LOC108844431 isoform X2 — encoded protein: MTTASSKLECVDERGQDSLITSVCNVEDEEEDEELDEFDPYLFIKNLPNLSSVVPTFRPVLLPKQTRSCPPISLVLDLDETLVHSTLEPCEEVDFTFPVHFNEEEHTVYVRCRPHLQEFMERVSRLFEIIIFTASQSIYAEQLLNVLDPKRKLFRHRVYRDSCVFFDGNYLKDLSVLGRDLSRVIIVDNSPQAFGFQVENGVPIESWFSDPSDKELLHLLPFLESLIGAEDVRPMIAKKFNLKEKIDAAVDVPEYPAEAGDPFER
- the LOC108843908 gene encoding LOW QUALITY PROTEIN: probable serine/threonine-protein kinase SIS8 (The sequence of the model RefSeq protein was modified relative to this genomic sequence to represent the inferred CDS: substituted 2 bases at 2 genomic stop codons), which encodes MPKMKHLLRKLHIGGSSSSSSNGFGDHHHSLDDSSTRPMIDPTPIRSSSPSPASTPSVSSSSGFGNAAAATMPRLETFEPAAAAAAVEGIDFGLMEEEYQVQLAMAISVSDPDPRENADTAQLDAAKRISLGVKAPVTDADSAVDXLLDYXSGHKVINYDQKVKDGFYDVYGITSNSLPQGKMPLLVDLQAISVSDNVDYEVILVNRLIDSELQELERRVYALSLECPEFVRGQVSSGLTQKIANIVVEQMGGPVENADEALRRWMHRSYELRNSLNTTVIPLGRVNFGLARHRALLFKVLADRIDLPCMLVKGSYYTGTDDGAVNFIKLDDKSEYIIDLMGAPGALIPSEVPSSFLPVSCTDTRVFPDDLDTLQRSCSVPEKEIETPAFSVLEETDSRSSGIVANVFNGSHEENSVRCAVEKHQTERFEHDFGKLMQSQQISGENLPPFSGKPTCAQKVKVKNVSKYVISAAKNPEFAQKLHAVLLESGASPPPDLFMDVNPQNLREKSLLHDFWQESSNSMNSAVPRNQEKVGDQFADQMRESERNPTALQLSAVCTSGEVDMGKVSSPKKMEIGTADGEPSVSESHDHGINRFLGEAAKWEIMWEDLQIGERIGIGSYGEVYRAEWNGTEVAVKKFLDQDFSGDALTQFRSEIEIMLRLRHPNVVLFMGAVTRPPNFSILTEFLPRGSLYRLLHRPNHQLDEKRRMRMALDVAKGMNYLHTSHPTVVHRDLKSPNLLVDKNWVVKVCDFGLSRMKHHTYLSSKSTAGTPEWMAPEVLRNEPANEKCDVYSFGVILWELATSRIPWKGLNPMQVVGAVGFQNRRLEIPDDIDPTVAQIIRDCWQTEPHLRPSFTQLMRSLKRLQGLNISKRGGNISESLM